The sequence below is a genomic window from Micromonospora aurantiaca ATCC 27029.
CCCCTCACCCTCACCCCCCCGGCCTGTACCTGGCCGATCATGAGGTTGGCGGCAGTTGGGGAGATCGAAAAGGCCGCCAACTTCATGATCGACTGGATCGGGGCGGGGTGCGGCGGGTGGGGTGGCGGTCCTGCCCCGTGCCGGGACCGCCGGCCCACCCACGCGAGGGTGGACCGGCGAGACGAGCGGAACTCATCGCTGCGGCGGAAGATTTTCCTCCGGGACTGCCACGTGCAGGCGGACCTGGGGGACCAGCATGTCGTCCACGTCCAGCGCGCGGGCCGCTCCGTCCGGCTCCCAGCCGGTCGAGCCGAGGAACTTCCGGGTCGCGGCGTCGGCGTCGAACGCCCACGCCACCGCCCGGGTCAGACCGTCGGCGCGCCAGTGGTCGACGGCCGCGGCGAGCAGCCGGCTGCCGTGCCCGCGCCGCCCCCACCGGGGCTCGACCAGCAGATCCGTGACCGCGGCGACGTCCGAGCCGAGCGCCTCGGCCGGCTCGTCGGGGGCGAGCGCGTCGGCGTCGGCCGGACCGGAGGCGACGAACCCCACCAGATAGGATTGCGCCGCCTGTTCGACGGCGACCAGCACCCGGTGCGCGCCCGAGGGCGGCTCCTGCACCGCCGCACTCCACCGCCGCGCGAGGTACGCCTCGTCGAGGTTGTCGAGCACGTGCCGTGGCAGGATCCGGCGGTACGCGACCCGCCAGGTCGCGAGCTGGATGCGTGCGATCTCGCCGGCGTCCTCGGGACGCGCGGGCCGGACGTAGCCTGCAGCCATGGCACGTGAGCCTACGCAGGGCGAGGAGGGTGACGGTGGCGCAGGGTGCCGGGCGGACGATCACGCAGGTCGTCGCCGTGGTGGCGCTCGCCGCGGCGGTCACCGTGTTCCTCTCCGTGGCGGCCGTGCGGCACGGCTTCTTCGACCTCCAGGTCTACTACGG
It includes:
- a CDS encoding GNAT family N-acetyltransferase — its product is MAAGYVRPARPEDAGEIARIQLATWRVAYRRILPRHVLDNLDEAYLARRWSAAVQEPPSGAHRVLVAVEQAAQSYLVGFVASGPADADALAPDEPAEALGSDVAAVTDLLVEPRWGRRGHGSRLLAAAVDHWRADGLTRAVAWAFDADAATRKFLGSTGWEPDGAARALDVDDMLVPQVRLHVAVPEENLPPQR